In Cynocephalus volans isolate mCynVol1 chromosome 13, mCynVol1.pri, whole genome shotgun sequence, a genomic segment contains:
- the NARS1 gene encoding asparagine--tRNA ligase, cytoplasmic, with product MSLEVTRTTAGMVLELYVSDREGNDATGDGTKEKPFKTGLKALMTVGKEPFPIIYVDSQKENERWDVISKSQMKNIKKMWHREQMKNESREKKEAEDNLRREKNLEEAKKITIKTDPSLPEPKCVKIHALEGYRGQRVKVFGWVHRLRRQGKNLMFLVLRDGTGYLQCVLSDELCQCYNGVVLSTESSVAVYGMLNLTPKGKQAPGGHELSCDFWELIGLAPAGGADNLINEESDVDVQLNHRHMMIRGENMSKILKARSTVTRCFRDHFFDRGYCEVTPPTLVQTQVEGGATLFKLDYFGEEAFLTQSSQLYLETCIPALGDVFCVAQSYRAEQSRTRRHLAEYTHVEAECPFLTFEDLLNRLEDLVCDVVDRVLKSPVASIVYDLNPNFKPPKRPFKRMNYSDAIVWLKEHNIKKEDGTFYEFGEDIPEAPERLMTDTINEPILLCRFPVEIKSFYMQRCPEDSRLTESVDVLMPNVGEIVGGSMRIWDSEEILAGYKREGIDPTPYYWYTDQRKYGTCPHGGYGLGLERFLTWILNRYHIRDVCLYPRFVQRCKP from the exons ATGTCCTTGGAGGTGACCAGGACGACCGCAGGGATGGTGCTAG AGCTGTATGTCTCAGATCGAGAAGGTAATGATGCTACGGGAGATGGAACCAAAGAGAAACCATTTAAAACAGGTCTAAAG GCTTTGATGACAGTAGGAAAAGAACCATTTCCTATCATTTATGTAGattcacaaaaagaaaatgag AGGTGGGATGTTATTTCTAAATCAcagatgaaaaacattaaaaaaatgtggcACAGGGAACAAATGAAGAATGAATCCCGGGAAAAGAAAGAG gCTGAAGATAATTTGCGAAGAGAAAAGAACctggaagaagcaaagaaaattaccattaAAACCGACCCAAGTCTTCCAGAGCCAAAATGC GTGAAGATTCATGCTTTAGAAGGATATAGAGGCCAAAGAGTAAAGGTGTTTGGCTGGGTCCACAGGTTGCGTAGACAAG GAAAGAATTTAATGTTTCTGGTGTTGCGAGATGGTACAGGTTATCTTCAGTGTGTCTTGTCAGATGAGTTG TGTCAGTGTTACAATGGAGTAGTCTTGTCCACTGAGAGTAGTGTTGCAGTGTATGGAATGCTAAATCTTACCCCAAAGGGCAAGCAG gctCCGGGGGGCCACGAGCTGAGCTGTGACTTCTGGGAACTAATAGGGTTGGCCCCTGCTGGAGGAGCTGATAACTTGATCAACGAAGAGTCTGATGTTGACGTCCAGCTCAACCACAGACACATGATGATCCGAGGAGAAAACATGTCCAAAATCCTAAAAGCACGTTCCACAGTCACCAGGTGCTTTAGAGATCACTTCTTTGATAGAGGGTACTGTGAA GTTACTCCTCCAACACTAGTGCAGACGCAAGTAGAAGGTGGGGCTACACTCTTTAAGTTGGACTACTTTGGGGAAGAGGCCTTTTTGACTCAGTCCTCTCAGTTGTACCTGGAGACCTGCATTCCAGCCCTGGGAGATGTTTTTTGTGTTGCGCAGTCATACAGGGCAGAACAATCCAGAACACGAAGGCACCTGGCTGA ATATACTCATGTGGAAGCTGAGTGCCCTTTTCTGACCTTTGAGGACCTCCTGAACCGGCTGGAGGACTTGGTTTGTGACGTGGTAGACAGAGTCTTGAAATCACCTGTAGCGAGCATTGTGTATGATCTCAACCCG AACTTCAAGCCCCCAAAACGGCCTTTCAAACGGATGAACTATTCAGATGCTATTGTGTGGCTAAAAGAACACAACATAAAGAAAGAAGATGGAACTTTCTATGAATTTGGAGAA GATATCCCAGAAGCTCCTGAGAGACTGATGACAGACACTATTAATGAACCAATCCTGCTGTGTCGATTTCCTGTGGAGATCAAGTCCTTCTATATGCAGCGATGTCCTGAGGATTCCCGCCTTACTGAATCT GTTGATGTGTTGATGCCTAATGTTGGTGAGATTGTGGGAGGCTCGATGCGTATCTGGGACAGTGAAGAAATACTGGCAGGTTATAAAAGGGAAGGGATCGACCCCACTCCCTATTACTGGTATACAGATCag